A region of Vicugna pacos chromosome 7, VicPac4, whole genome shotgun sequence DNA encodes the following proteins:
- the AQP1 gene encoding aquaporin-1 encodes MASEFKKKIFWRAVVAEFLAMILFIFISIGTALGFQYPVKNNQTAGAVQDNVKVSLAFGLSIATLAQSVGHISGAHLNPAVTLGLLLSCQISVFRAIMYIIAQCVGAIVATAILSGITSSLPSNSLGLNALAPGVNSGQGLGIEIIGTLQLVLCVLATTDRRRRDLSGSGPLAIGLSVALGHLLAIDYTGCGINPARSFGSAVITHNFQDHWIFWVGPFIGGALAVLIYDFILAPRSSDFTDRVKVWTSGHVEEYDLDADDINSRVEMKPK; translated from the exons ATGGCCAGCGAGTTCAAGAAGAAAATCTTCTGGAGGGCGGTGGTGGCCGAGTTCCTGGCCATGATCCTCTTCATCTTCATCAGCATTGGCACTGCCCTGGGCTTCCAGTACCCGGTGAAGAACAACCAGACGGCAGGTGCGGTCCAGGATAACGTGAAGGTGTCACTGGCCTTTGGGCTGAGCATCGCCACACTGGCCCAGAGCGTGGGCCACATCAGCGGCGCCCACCTCAACCCAGCGGTCACACTGGGGCTCCTGCTCAGCTGCCAGATCAGTGTCTTCCGGGCGATCATGTACATCATTGCCCAGTGTGTGGGGGCCATCGTCGCCACTGCCATCCTTTCGGgcatcacctcctccctgcccagcaACTCGCTTGGCCTCAATGCG ctGGCCCCTGGCGTGAACTCGGGGCAGGGCCTGGGCATCGAGATCATCGGCACCCTGCAGCTGGTGCTGTGCGTGCTGGCCACCACCGACCGGAGGCGCCGCGACCTCTCGGGCTCAGGGCCCCTTGCCATCGGCTTGTCTGTGGCCCTGGGACACCTGCTGGCG ATCGACTACACGGGGTGCGGTATTAACCCTGCCCGGTCCTTCGGCTCCGCGGTGATCACGCACAACTTCCAGGACCACTGG ATTTTCTGGGTGGGGCCGTTTATTGGGGGAGCCCTGGCCGTGCTCATCTACGACTTCATCCTGGCCCCGCGCAGCAGTGACTTCACAGACCGCGTGAAGGTGTGGACCAGCGGCCACGTGGAGGAGTATGACCTGGATGCTGATGACATCAACTCCAGGGTGGAGATGAAGCCCAAATAG